The proteins below come from a single Paracoccus sp. SCSIO 75233 genomic window:
- the rnd gene encoding ribonuclease D produces MSDFTTITSTDALAAFCEEAKTHPYVTIDTEFLRERTFYSKLCLIQMALPPASDPKSEGGTAVLVDPLADGISLDPLYDLFRHEDTVKVFHAARQDLEIFFHDAGIFPKPLFDTQIAAMVCGFGEQVGYETLVRKIAKSSLDKSSRFTDWSQRPLSKAQQSYAIADVTHLRAIYESLKAQIDQSGRAPWVAEEAAVLVDPETYITRPADAWQRVRTRTNSPRFMAIVRKLAEFREEYAQSRNVPRSRVFKDDALVELASTKPQDEAQLGKSRLLLREGRKPEIAQGILAAIKAGLEDPDPPRLPKERPNPPGNAALGELLRVLLKAKAESAGVAPKLIATTSELDAIAQGARDVPALQGWRAEVFGRDALRLAEGHIALSAAEGAIRVVELA; encoded by the coding sequence ATGTCAGACTTCACAACGATCACCTCGACCGACGCGCTGGCCGCGTTCTGCGAGGAAGCGAAGACCCATCCTTATGTGACAATCGACACGGAATTTCTTCGCGAACGGACCTTCTATTCCAAACTCTGCCTGATCCAGATGGCGCTGCCGCCAGCCTCCGATCCGAAATCGGAAGGCGGGACCGCGGTTCTGGTCGATCCGCTGGCAGACGGCATTTCGCTCGATCCGCTATACGATCTGTTCCGCCACGAAGACACGGTCAAGGTGTTCCACGCCGCGCGGCAGGATCTGGAGATATTCTTCCACGATGCGGGCATCTTCCCCAAGCCGCTTTTCGACACCCAGATCGCGGCAATGGTCTGTGGCTTTGGCGAGCAGGTCGGCTACGAAACCCTCGTGCGGAAGATCGCCAAATCCAGCCTCGACAAATCCTCCCGCTTCACCGACTGGTCGCAGCGGCCGCTGTCGAAGGCGCAGCAGAGCTATGCGATTGCGGATGTCACCCATCTGCGCGCGATCTACGAGTCGCTGAAAGCCCAGATCGACCAGTCCGGCCGCGCGCCCTGGGTGGCGGAGGAAGCCGCGGTTCTGGTCGATCCCGAAACCTATATCACCCGCCCCGCCGATGCGTGGCAGCGCGTGCGCACCCGCACCAACTCGCCGCGCTTCATGGCGATTGTGCGCAAGCTGGCCGAATTCCGCGAGGAATATGCGCAAAGCCGCAACGTCCCCCGCTCGCGCGTCTTCAAGGACGATGCGCTTGTGGAACTCGCCTCCACCAAGCCGCAGGACGAGGCGCAGCTTGGCAAGTCCCGCCTGCTTCTGCGCGAGGGCCGCAAGCCGGAGATCGCGCAAGGCATCCTCGCCGCCATCAAGGCCGGTCTTGAGGACCCAGACCCGCCCCGCCTGCCCAAGGAACGGCCCAACCCGCCGGGCAACGCCGCACTTGGCGAATTGCTGCGGGTGCTGCTGAAAGCCAAGGCCGAATCCGCTGGCGTCGCGCCGAAGCTGATCGCCACCACCTCTGAACTCGACGCGATTGCACAGGGCGCGCGCGATGTCCCGGCGCTGCAAGGCTGGCGGGCGGAGGTGTTCGGACGCGATGCGCTCCGCCTGGCAGAGGGGCATATCGCGCTGTCCGCCGCAGAAGGTGCGATCCGGGTCGTCGAACTGGCATGA
- the tgt gene encoding tRNA guanosine(34) transglycosylase Tgt, producing the protein MSRFSFTLNATDGRARTGVIETPRGEIRTPAFMPVGTAATVKAMLPESVRATGADILLGNTYHLMLRPGAERIARLGGLHKFMNWDRPILTDSGGFQVMSLSDLRKLNEDGVTFASHVDGSRHFLSPETSMEIQRLLGSDIVMAFDECPALPATEERQAEAMRLSMRWAQRSRDAFGDRPGHALFGIMQGGVIRHLREESAEALRGIGFDGYAIGGLAVGEGQEAMFGVLDYATDLLPQAQPRYLMGVGKPDDVVGAVQRGVDMMDCVLPSRSGRTGQAWTRRGQVNIKNARHADDPRPLDEDCRCPACTGYSRAYLHHVFRAGEMISGMLLTWHNLHYYQDLMEGMRQAISAGRLEAFADDFHKHRAEGDISPL; encoded by the coding sequence ATGAGCCGATTTTCCTTCACGCTGAACGCCACCGATGGCCGCGCCCGGACCGGCGTGATCGAGACCCCTCGTGGCGAGATCCGCACCCCCGCCTTCATGCCGGTCGGCACGGCGGCGACGGTCAAGGCGATGTTGCCGGAATCTGTGCGCGCGACCGGGGCGGATATCCTGCTGGGCAACACCTATCATCTGATGCTGCGCCCCGGAGCGGAGCGGATCGCGCGGCTCGGCGGCCTGCATAAATTCATGAACTGGGATCGCCCGATCCTGACCGATTCCGGCGGGTTTCAGGTGATGAGCCTCTCCGACCTGCGCAAGCTGAACGAGGACGGGGTGACATTCGCCAGCCATGTCGACGGCTCGCGCCATTTCCTCAGCCCCGAGACGAGCATGGAGATCCAGCGGCTGCTCGGCTCCGACATCGTCATGGCCTTCGACGAATGCCCCGCCTTGCCTGCGACGGAGGAACGGCAGGCGGAGGCGATGCGGCTGTCGATGAGATGGGCGCAGCGCTCCCGCGATGCCTTCGGTGACCGGCCCGGTCATGCGCTGTTCGGGATCATGCAGGGCGGCGTCATCCGCCATCTGCGTGAGGAAAGCGCCGAGGCGCTGCGCGGCATCGGTTTCGACGGCTACGCCATCGGCGGGCTGGCCGTCGGTGAGGGGCAGGAGGCGATGTTCGGCGTGCTCGACTACGCGACCGATCTGCTGCCGCAGGCACAGCCGCGCTATCTGATGGGTGTCGGCAAGCCCGACGATGTGGTCGGTGCCGTGCAGCGCGGCGTCGATATGATGGATTGCGTGCTGCCCTCACGCTCGGGCCGGACCGGGCAGGCATGGACGCGGCGCGGACAGGTCAATATCAAGAACGCCCGCCACGCCGACGATCCGCGCCCGCTGGACGAGGATTGCCGCTGCCCCGCCTGCACCGGCTACAGCCGTGCCTATCTGCACCACGTCTTCCGCGCCGGAGAGATGATTTCGGGGATGCTGCTGACCTGGCATAACCTGCATTACTATCAGGATCTGATGGAAGGGATGCGTCAGGCCATATCCGCAGGCAGGCTTGAGGCATTCGCTGATGATTTCCATAAGCACAGGGCGGAAGGCGACATCTCGCCACTCTGA
- a CDS encoding NAD(P)/FAD-dependent oxidoreductase gives MECDILIIGAGAAGLFCAGSAAVPGARIIVLDHARRPGEKIRISGGGRCNFTNLATSRERFLSQNPRFCASALAGYKPQDFVALVDRAGIAWHEKTLGQLFCDGKATQITEMLIRRMEGAELWLETELRALTRGADGFLAETSRGVVRAGRVVVASGAKSIPKMGATGLGYDIARQFGLGVVETRPGLVPLTFAEQDLALCKPLAGISVEAEIRHGKTSFRDALLFTHRGLSGPAVLQISSFWQPGDAIEISLCPGADLAAELRDRRGQGGRVALGTVLSAHLPSRLAEAITAELGLTGARLADQNNKALDRIAARVHRWQVRPVGSEGYRTAEVTVGGVDTRDLDAKTMQARDVPGLYFIGECVDVTGWLGGYNFQWAWASAHAAGVSLARGGR, from the coding sequence ATGGAGTGTGATATTCTCATCATCGGCGCAGGGGCTGCGGGGCTGTTTTGTGCGGGCAGCGCAGCGGTGCCGGGGGCGCGGATCATCGTTCTGGATCATGCGCGGCGGCCGGGCGAGAAAATCCGCATCTCGGGTGGCGGGCGCTGCAATTTCACCAATCTCGCCACCTCGCGGGAGCGGTTCTTGTCGCAGAACCCGCGATTCTGCGCCTCGGCTCTCGCGGGATACAAACCGCAGGATTTCGTGGCGCTTGTCGATCGCGCAGGCATTGCGTGGCACGAAAAGACGCTCGGTCAGCTTTTCTGTGACGGCAAGGCCACCCAGATCACCGAGATGCTGATCCGCCGGATGGAAGGCGCCGAGCTTTGGCTGGAAACCGAACTCCGCGCGCTGACACGCGGCGCTGACGGGTTCCTGGCAGAGACCTCGCGCGGGGTCGTGCGGGCGGGCCGGGTGGTTGTGGCCTCAGGCGCGAAGTCGATTCCGAAAATGGGTGCGACCGGGCTGGGCTATGACATTGCGCGGCAATTCGGGCTGGGCGTGGTCGAGACACGGCCGGGCCTCGTCCCGCTGACCTTTGCCGAGCAGGATCTGGCGCTGTGCAAGCCCCTGGCCGGCATCTCGGTCGAGGCGGAGATCCGCCACGGCAAGACCAGTTTCCGCGATGCCCTGCTGTTCACGCATCGCGGGCTGTCGGGGCCAGCCGTGCTGCAAATCTCCAGCTTCTGGCAGCCGGGGGATGCGATTGAGATCAGTCTCTGCCCCGGTGCCGATCTTGCGGCGGAATTGCGTGACCGGCGCGGGCAGGGTGGGCGTGTGGCGCTTGGGACGGTGCTCTCGGCGCATCTGCCGTCGCGGCTGGCCGAGGCGATTACGGCCGAACTGGGACTGACCGGCGCGCGGCTGGCGGATCAGAACAACAAGGCGCTTGACCGCATCGCCGCGCGTGTTCATCGCTGGCAGGTCCGGCCCGTGGGGTCGGAGGGCTACCGCACGGCGGAGGTCACCGTGGGCGGGGTCGACACGCGCGACCTCGATGCCAAGACCATGCAGGCGCGCGATGTGCCGGGGCTCTATTTCATCGGGGAATGTGTCGACGTGACCGGCTGGCTCGGCGGGTATAATTTCCAATGGGCCTGGGCCTCGGCCCATGCGGCGGGGGTTTCGCTGGCGCGTGGCGGGCGCTAG
- the gdhA gene encoding NADP-specific glutamate dehydrogenase — protein sequence MTSIDEKLEPVLAEVLSRNAGEPEFHQAVREVIESLGRVIAKHPHYADDALIERICEPERQIIFRVPWVDDKGKTQVNRGFRVQFNSALGPYKGGLRFHPSVNLSIVKFLGFEQIFKNALTGMPIGGGKGGSDFDPHDRSEGEIMRFCQSFMTELFVHLGDKTDVPAGDIGVGGREIGFMFGQYKRLTNRFEAGVLTGKGMLYGGSRARTEATGYGNTYFVQSMLNTKDSSFDGKKVVVSGSGNVAIYSMEKVQSFGGKVVACSDSGGYIVDEGGIDLDLVKEIKLNRRGRISEYVRLKGKCTHHIENGRIWDVPCDVAMPSATQNELTGRDAKALIKNGVTAVGEGANMPSTPDAVRAFQEAGILFAPGKAANAGGVATSALEMQQNASRDSWTFERTEQRLAEIMRNIHDLCANTAEEYGVPGDYVLGANIAGFIRVAEAMRAQGVI from the coding sequence ATGACGAGTATCGATGAAAAGCTGGAGCCCGTCCTTGCCGAGGTACTTAGCCGCAACGCCGGTGAGCCGGAGTTTCATCAGGCCGTTCGGGAGGTGATCGAGAGCCTTGGTCGCGTTATCGCCAAGCACCCCCATTACGCCGACGATGCCTTGATCGAACGTATCTGCGAGCCCGAACGCCAGATCATCTTTCGCGTCCCCTGGGTGGATGACAAGGGCAAGACGCAGGTCAACCGGGGATTCCGGGTTCAGTTCAACTCGGCGCTTGGCCCCTATAAGGGCGGCCTTCGGTTTCACCCTTCTGTCAATCTGAGTATTGTCAAATTTCTCGGCTTTGAACAAATTTTCAAGAATGCCCTTACCGGCATGCCCATCGGCGGCGGCAAGGGCGGCTCCGACTTCGACCCGCATGACCGGTCCGAAGGGGAAATCATGCGGTTCTGCCAGTCCTTCATGACCGAGCTTTTTGTGCATCTGGGTGACAAGACCGACGTTCCCGCAGGCGATATCGGCGTGGGAGGGCGCGAGATCGGCTTTATGTTCGGCCAGTACAAACGGCTGACAAACCGGTTCGAGGCCGGCGTGCTGACGGGCAAAGGTATGCTTTACGGTGGCTCGCGCGCACGAACCGAGGCGACCGGCTATGGCAACACCTATTTCGTGCAAAGCATGCTGAACACCAAGGACAGCAGCTTTGATGGCAAGAAGGTCGTCGTCTCTGGCTCCGGGAACGTGGCCATCTATTCCATGGAAAAGGTGCAGTCCTTTGGTGGCAAGGTCGTCGCCTGCTCTGATTCAGGCGGCTATATCGTGGATGAGGGCGGGATCGACCTTGATCTGGTCAAGGAAATCAAGCTCAACCGCCGCGGGCGGATCAGCGAATATGTCCGGCTCAAGGGAAAATGCACGCATCACATTGAAAACGGGCGCATCTGGGATGTCCCCTGTGATGTCGCGATGCCATCCGCCACGCAGAACGAACTGACCGGCCGGGACGCCAAGGCGCTGATCAAGAACGGCGTGACCGCTGTCGGCGAAGGGGCCAATATGCCGTCAACACCGGACGCCGTGCGCGCCTTTCAGGAAGCAGGTATCCTGTTCGCCCCCGGCAAAGCTGCGAACGCGGGTGGGGTCGCGACCTCTGCGCTGGAAATGCAGCAGAACGCCTCACGCGACAGCTGGACCTTCGAACGCACCGAGCAGCGTCTGGCGGAGATCATGCGCAATATCCATGATCTCTGCGCAAACACGGCCGAGGAATATGGCGTGCCGGGCGACTATGTCTTGGGTGCCAATATCGCCGGTTTTATCCGCGTTGCCGAGGCGATGCGGGCGCAAGGCGTGATTTGA